A window of the Aspergillus flavus chromosome 6, complete sequence genome harbors these coding sequences:
- a CDS encoding vacuolar H+-ATPase V1 sector, subunit C (vacuolar ATP synthase subunit c), with amino-acid sequence MSKPTKYLLVSFPTSITPSHHRDDALDAVSATVAPENGSVAPFPIPEFKIGTLDALVQQADELAKLETACQVVVSKVGDALKNILEGDEAQISKMKAVNDKPVDQYLRTFTWNKVKYRADKSLGELIDLLQKEAASIDNDIRSKYSQYNQVKTTLATLQRKQTGNLATKSLASVVDPRSVVQNSEYLETHLVAVPAQQVKEFLKTYETVSPMVVPRSATFVASDDEFTLYAVTTFKKHSLEFVHKAREHKWIPREFKYVEGGKEEERREVERVGGDERKLWGETLRLGRTAWSEAVMVWIHVLVLRVFVETVLRYGLPLDFVCTLIRTPGSKQADKAKHNLDEKYSYLAGNAFGRDKKGRVKKDDPSEVHEGGGEYTAYVYYEFELN; translated from the exons ATGTCCAAACCCACTAAGTACCTCCTCGTTTCCTTCCCCACCTCCATCACCCCGTCTCACCACCGCGACGACGCTCTCGATGCTGTCTCCGCCACGGTCGCCCCAGAAAATGGATCGGTCGCCCCATTCCCTATTCCCGAGTTCAAGATCGGTACATTAGACGCCTTGGTGCAGCAGGCCGATGAGCTGGCCAAACTCGAGACCGCCTGCCAGGTTGTTGTGTCTAAGGTCGGCGATGCGCTGAAGAATATCTTGGAGGGTGATGAAGCGCAAATCAGCAAGATGAAGGCTGTTAATGATA AGCCGGTGGATCAGTACCTGCGGACCTTTACGTGGAACAAAGTCAAGTATAGGGCCGATAAGTCTTTGGGTGAGCTTATCGACCTTCTCCAGAAG GAAGCTGCCAGTATCGACAATGACATCAGGTCGAAGTACTCCCAGTACAATCAAGTCAAGACCACCCTGGCCACTCTTCAACGGAAGCAAAC AGGTAACCTAGCCACCAAGTCCCTCGCATCGGTTGTCGACCCCCGCAGTGTAGTCCAGAATTCGGAATACCTCGAGACACATCTCGTCGCCGTCCCGGCTCAACAGGTCAAAGAGTTCCTCAAGACGTACGAAACCGTTTCGCCCATGGTAGTTCCTCGCTCTGCGACGTTTGTCGCTTCGGATGACGAATTCACACTATATGCTGTCACGACCTTCAAGAAACACAGCCTGGAGTTTGTCCACAAGGCCCGTGAGCACAAGTGGATTCCCCGTGAATTCAAGTATGTGGAAggtggaaaggaagaggagcgcAGGGAAGTCGAGCGCGTAGGAGGCGACGAGCGCAAGCTATGGGGAGAGACACTGCGGCTCGGACGGACAGCCTGGAGCGAGGCCGTCATGGTCTGGATCCATGTTCTCGTTCTCCGTGTGTTTGTTGAGACTGTACTACGCTACGGTCTTCCTCTTGACTTCGTTTGCACTCTTATCAGG ACACCGGGTTCCAAGCAAGCTGACAAGGCGAAACACAACCTGGATGAGAAGTACTCTTACCTCGCCGGGAATGCGTTCGGACGGGACAAGAAGGGTCGGGTCAAGAAAGACGACCCGAGCGAAGTACACGAGGGAGGCGGCGAGTACACAGCATATGTGTACTATGAGTTCGAGCTCAATTAG
- a CDS encoding thioesterase family protein — protein sequence MPRVPSSAFFRAVPTTTKLCLKSNGPIKAQWLVHHPWKVSLPRNLSQRLYSSEAASPVPPQTSKPRSRLRRFVGFTSIALIAFTAGLVYQTQKTVSRMMTVTLRTDEETLTAFVPADQFSQEVDEYIRNHPVAVELRENPAFTESRPHLKIPAELRDRHLTAGTLSGPDRIVVPPHVFSEKDGKSLVSIFYLGSAISGHLGIVHGGLLATLLDEGMARCCFPALPNKVGVTANLNIDYRRPAMAESYAVLRAETVKVEGRKAWVEARIETLPKEGEEPAVLVEAKALFIEPKQAAAMSSLYNITN from the exons ATGCCACGAGTCCCATCCTCTGCCTTCTTTCGGGCTGTCCCCACCACGACCAAGCTCTGTCTCAAGTCAAACGGCCCTATAAAAGCCCAATGGCTCGTGCATCACCCTTGGAAGGTTTCTCTACCTCGCAATCTTTCCCAGCGACTCTATTCTTCTG AAGCTGCATCGCCAGTTCCTCCTCAGACATCTAAACCTCGGTCCCGTCTACGTCGATTCGTGGGCTTCACATCCATTGCATTAATCGCCTTCACTGCCGGACTCGTTTACCAAACCCAGAAGACCGTTTCTCGCATGATGACGGTCACTCTACGTACAGATGAGGAAACCCTCACTGCATTCGTTCCCGCCGACCAGTTTTCGCAAGAGGTCGATGAATACATCCGCAACCATCCGGTAGCCGTGGAGCTGCGGGAAAACCCTGCCTTCACCGAGTCCCGGCCGCATTTGAAAATCCCCGCCGAGCTGCGCGACCGCCATCTGACGGCGGGCACCCTTTCGGGTCCTGATCGAATTGTTGTTCCGCCGCACGTCTTTTCCGAGAAGGATGGGAAGAGCCTGGTTTCGATCTTCTACCTCGGTTCCGCCATCAGTGGCCACCTGGGCATTGTCCACGGTGGCCTTTTAGCCACACTGCTCGACGAGGGGATGGCACGGTGCTGCTTCCCCGCTCTGCCAAACAAGGTGGGCGTAACGGCCAATCTTAACATCGACTACCGGCGCCCTGCCATGGCGGAATCATATGCTGTTCTGCGGGCCGAGACTGTAAAGGTCGAGGGCCGTAAAGCCTGGGTGGAGGCGCGCATTGAGACTTTGCcgaaggagggagaggagcCCGCGGTTTTGGTCGAGGCAAAGGCTTTGTTCATAGAGCCCAAACAAGCTGCG gCCATGTCCAGTCTTTACAACATCACCAACTAG
- a CDS encoding putative alpha-1,2-mannosidase family protein: MASSVLWSILIATPLALGYTNPRSISIPEDYDVLQYVDPLIGSSNGGNVFAGASLPYGMAKAVADTDSVNNQGGFAYDGSNITGFSSLHDSGTGGQPSLGNFPIFPYVSCKDDDVNGCVYPKKLRKTRYDPGSVSASPGYFALTMASGIQVDMTVSHHASLFRFRFPADRETKPLILLDLSDLSDTRQDNGTIDVDADTGRMVGHARFLPSFGSGSYTPYFCIDFRSVSGVRDNGIFVNSRASTDVKNLTISRSINGYPLPGGAFVRFNSLADRTVLARVGLSFISSEQACSNAESEIPNFDFNATHSAAVDSWTKKLAPIRVSRNGVNSSFLSTFYSGIYRTMINPQDYTGENPLWKSTEPYFDSFYWYAHHLLWDSFRSQLPFLTIFDPASLARMIRSLIDTQKHLGWLPDCRMSLCKGYTQGGSNADVVLADAYLKGISDGIDWQAGYSAVQKDAEEEPYDWSNEGRGGLDSWKSLNYIPVEDFDYKGFGTMTRSISRTLEYSYDDFTIAQMARGLGKMDDAEQYEATSRFWQNLFRDDQASFINGTDTGFKGFFQPKYLNGTWGYQDPITCSNIDTSGRACSLQNNAAETFEDSIWEYQFFVPHDMAALITRLGGPSQFIRRLDYLHDTGITYIGNEPSFLTVFQYHYGSRPGKSTSRAHFYVPKYFNANPTGLPGNDDSGAMGSFVAMTMMGLFPNPGQNVYLISAPFFESVRIASPLTGRTATIRAVNFDPEYKNIYIQSATLDGKPYSKNWVGHDFFTEGRELVLVLGRNESHWGTGKEDLPPSLSTRGALFD, from the exons ATGGCGTCGTCTGTTCTCTGGTCGATCTTGATCGCTACTCCTCTTGCCCTGGGCTACACTAACCCTCGCTCCATTTCAATTCCTGAAGACTACGATGTATTGCAATATGTTGACCCGCTTATCGGAAGTTCGAACGGAG GGAACGTCTTCGCCGGCGCGTCACTTCCCTATGGCATGGCGAAGGCTGTAGCCGACACAGATTCTGTGAACAACCAGGGCGGCTTCGCATACGACGGGAGTAACATCACGGGGTTTTCCAGTCTGCATGATTCAGGTACTGGAGGTCAACCGTCGCTTGGGAACTTCCCCATTTTCCCCTATGTGAGCTGCAAGGATGACGATGTCAATGGCTGTGTGTATCCCAAGAAACTGCGCAAGACGCGCTACGACCCCGGGTCTGTGTCTGCGAGCCCGGGTTATTTTGCATTGACCATGGCATCGGGAATTCAGGTAGACATGACTGTATCCCACCATGCATCTCTCTTCCGTTTTCGGTTCCCAGCAGATCGCGAAACCAAGCCCCTTATCCTGTTGGACCTTAGTGACTTGTCCGACACGCGACAGGACAATGGAACCATTGATGTAGATGCTGACACGGGGCGGATGGTCGGCCATGCTCGCTTTTTGCCCAGTTTTGGAAGTGGTTCCTACACTCCGTACTTCTGCATTGACTTTCGCAGTGTCTCCGGTGTCAGAGACAATGGTATATTCGTCAATTCACGAGCGAGTACGGATGTAAAGAATCTCACCATCTCCCGGAGCATCAATGGCTACCCTCTACCG GGAGGTGCTTTCGTTCGATTTAACTCGTTGGCCGATCGTACAGTTCTAGCTCGGGTAGGCCTTAGCTTCATTAGTAGCGAACAAGCTTGCAGCAACGCTGAGTCTGAAATCCCTAATTTTGACTTTAATGCGACGCATTCCGCCGCGGTGGATTCATGGACAAAGAAGCTGGCCCCAATTCGAGTATCGAGAAATGGGGTTAATTCTTCCTTCCTGTCCACGTTTTATAGTGGAATCTACCGTACCATGATCAATCCGCAGGACTACACCGGGGAGAACCCACTTTGGAAGAGCACAGAGCCATATTTTGACTCTTTCTACTGGTATGCGCACCATCT TCTCTGGGATTCGTTTCGGTCTCAGTTGCCGTTTCTGACCATCTTTGATCCTGCATCGCTGGCTCGGATGATTCGATCGTTGATTGATACCCAGAAACATCTGGGCTGGCTTCCAGACTGCCGCATGTCGCTCTGCAAAG GTTACACCCAAGGTGGCTCAAACGCGGACGTCGTCCTTGCCGATGCGTACCTCAAGGGCATTTCCGACGGAATAGACTGGCAGGCTGGCTACTCCGCCGTCCAGAAGGATGCTGAAGAGGAGCCGTATGACTGGTCGAATGAAGGACGTGGTGGCCTGGACAGTTGGAAATCGCTGAACTACATTCCAGTAGAGGATTTTGACTACAAGGGTTTTGGAACGATGACGCGGAGCATCTCCCGCACGCTGGAATACTCTTATGATGACTTCACTATTGCACAAATGGCCCGTGGCCTCGGAAAGATGGATGATGCTGAGCAATACGAAGCTACTTCTCGATTTTGGCAGAATCTGTTTCGCGATGACCAGGCCTCGTTCATAAACGGAACTGATACTGGATTCAAAGGCTTCTTCCAACCTAAATACCTGAATGGGACCTGGGGATATCAG GACCCCATCACCTGTTCCAACATCGACACGAGCGGGAGAGCTTGCTCGCTTCAAAACAATGCAGCCGAAACCTTTGAGGACAGTATATGGGAGTATCAATT TTTCGTCCCCCATGACATGGCCGCCCTCATCACTCGTCTTGGAGGCCCATCTCAATTCATCCGTCGCCTTGACTACCTCCATGACACTGGCATTACATACATCGGCAACGAGCCCTCTTTCCTAACCGTCTTCCAGTACCACTACGGCAGCCGTCCCGGCAAATCCACCTCCCGCGCTCACTTCTATGTCCCCAAGTACTTCAACGCAAATCCAACCGGCCTTCCCGGCAATGACGACTCAGGCGCCATGGGCTCCTTCGTTGCAATGACCATGATGGGTCTCTTCCCGAACCCAGGACAAAATGTGTACCTGATCTCAGCTCCCTTCTTCGAGTCTGTCCGCATCGCCTCGCCACTGACGGGACGGACCGCCACGATCCGTGCCGTTAACTTTGATCCCGAGTACAAGAACATCTATATCCAATCTGCGACACTGGACGGAAAGCCTTATAGCAAGAACTGGGTGGGACATGACTTTTTCACCGAAGGACGGGAGTTGGTGCTTGTGTTGGGAAGGAATGAGAGCCATTGGGGTACCGGAAAAGAGGATCTGCCGCCGTCTCTGTCGACAAGGGGTGCTCTCTTTGACTAA
- a CDS encoding glycine cleavage system T protein (aminomethyl transferase): MSAVRPLRRGINLLGSKSLSQPASIAANGSTLLPRQLTSPLHRGLRTPTAARPFLRVSSVSSSNGAVRFASSAAPSGPLRQTQLYDLHLARGAKMVPFAGFDMPLQYSDLSHVESHKWTREKASLFDVSHMVQHELSGPGAIELLMKVTPSSLDKLGHNQSTLSCLLEEGTGGIIDDTVITRRTDETFYFVTNAGRRDEDLAFLEAEISAYKQAHGADSIKWTILEDRALVALQGPLAAEVLQSYVHGSGPETDLSTLYFGNCRELYLTLPDGSRTPHPLLISRTGYTGEDGFEISIPTAGSPSLPAQVTELLLTNADQVRLAGLAARDSLRLEAGMCLYGHDISTAQTPPGASLGWVVGKDRRDPATANFNGASAILPQLASPAKTLSQRRVGFTVEKGSPAREGAVIVDINDESRTPVGIITSGLPSPTLGGTNIAMGYVKQGLHKKGTEVGILVRNKLRKATVTSMPWVESKFYRGKA; encoded by the exons ATGTCGGCCGTACGACCTTTGCGACGAGGTATCAACCTTCTGGGATCGAAATCGCTCTCCCAGCCCGCTTCTATCGCAGCCAATGGCTCAACTCTGCTGCCGCGGCAGTTGACATCTCCGCTCCACCGCGGTCTCCGCACTCCGACTGCTGCACGCCCATTCCTCCGTGTCAGCTCTGTTTCTTCCTCTAATGGTGCTGTGCGATTTGCTTCGTCTGCGGCTCCCTCGGGGCCGCTGAGACAGACGCAGCTCTATGATCTACATCTCGCCCGGGGCGCGAAAATGGTGCCCTTTGCGGGGTTTGACATGCCATTGCAGTACTCCGATCTCAGCCATGTTGAGAGCCACAAATGGACCAGAGAAAAGGCGAGCTTGTTCGATGTGAGCCATAT GGTTCAACACGAACTCAGTGGACCGGGTGCAATCGAGCTTCTGATGAAGGTCACCCCATCATCCCTTGATAAGCTCGGCCACAACCAATCCACTCTCTCTTGTCTGCTCGAAGAAGGCACCGGCGGTATCATCGACGATACCGTCATCACCCGTCGTACTGACGAAACCTTCTACTTTGTCACCAACGCCGGCCGGCGCGACGAGGATCTCGCCTTCCTGGAGGCCGAGATCTCCGCCTACAAGCAAGCCCACGGCGCCGACAGCATCAAATGGACCATCCTCGAAGACCGCGCTCTGGTCGCCCTCCAGGGTCCCCTCGCAGCCGAGGTTCTCCAGTCCTACGTTCACGGCTCCGGCCCCGAAACAGACCTCAGCACCCTCTACTTTGGCAACTGCCGCGAACTCTACCTCACCCTCCCCGATGGCTCGCGCACCCCGCACCCCCTCCTTATCTCCCGCACCGGTTACACCGGCGAGGACGGCTTCGAAATCTCCATCCCAACAGCAGGCTCCCCTTCCCTGCCCGCGCAGGTCACCGAGCTCCTCCTCACAAACGCAGACCAGGTCCGCCTCGCCGGCCTAGCAGCCCGCGACTCCCTCCGTCTGGAAGCCGGCATGTGTCTCTACGGCCACGACATCTCCACCGCCCAGACTCCCCCCGGCGCATCTCTGGGCTGGGTCGTCGGCAAGGACCGTCGCGACCCCGCAACCGCCAACTTCAATGGCGCCTCCGCCATCCTCCCCCAGCTCGCCTCCCCCGCCAAGACCCTCTCCCAGCGTCGCGTAGGCTTCACCGTCGAGAAGGGCTCCCCCGCCCGTGAAGGCGCTGTCATCGTCGATATCAACGATGAATCCCGTACCCCCGTTGGCATCATCACCTCCGGTCTCCCCAGTCCTACCCTCGGCGGTACCAACATCGCCATGGGCTACGTCAAACAAGGTCTCCACAAGAAGGGTACCGAGGTTGGCATCTTGGTCCGTAACAAGCTCCGTAAGGCTACTGTTACCAGTATGCCCTGGGTTGAGAGCAAGTTCTATCGTGGCAAGGCCTAG
- a CDS encoding transmembrane amino acid transporter protein-domain-containing protein, whose product MAAPHTSKALDGRGDEDSQSFASERADSPDKVKDLENQRQPGVQSDSDTDDVGRQIEMEAGNSIKYRTCSWQKTAALLFSEYICLAIMSFPWSYSVLGLVPGLILTVVIAGIVLYTSLIIWRFCLRHPHVRDVCDIGQHLFWGSNIAWYLTAVMFLLNNTFIQGLHCLVGAEWLNTVSSHGTCTIVFSLITAIVSFVCSLPRTFSTLSKIATFSALFTFISVILAVIFTAIEDHPAGYTPAKGDPIVTAVPVAGTTFVSGVNAFLNISYTFIGQITLPSFIAEMKEPKDFWKSVTAVTVAEIIVFSLVGSIVYAYTGNQYITSPAFGSISNEVYKKVSFSFMVPTLIFLGVLYASVSARFLFFRLFEGTRHKGNHTVVGWAAWAGILAVLWIGAFIIAEVIPFFSDLLSIMSALFDSFFGFIFWGVAYLRMRREDYGPNFYKNRGIRGWIGFIVNVGLIFVGLFFLGPGTYAAVDSVVLNYQAGTVGSPFSCADNGL is encoded by the exons ATGGCTGCGCCCCATACATCCAAGGCCCTTGACGGGCGTGGGGACGAAGACAGTCAGTCTTTCGCCTCGGAACGAGCTGATTCTCCCGATAAGGTGAAGGATCTCGAGAATCAGCGACAGCCCGGAGTGCAATCCGATTCGGACACAGACGATGTTGGAAGACAAATTGAAATGGAGGCGGGTAACTCCATCAAATACCGAACATGTAGTTGGCAAAAG ACGGCCGCGTTGCTCTTTTCCGAGTACATCTGCCTGGCTATTATGTCATTTCCCTGGTCTTATTCCGTTCTCGGGTTAGTTCCGGGGTTGATTCTGACTGTGGTTATTGCTGGGATTGTGCTGTACACTTCCCTGATTATCTG GAGATTCTGCCTGCGCCACCCCCATGTTCGCGATGTGTGTGATATCGGTCAGCATCTCTTCTGGGGCTCGAATATTGCCTGGTATCTGACCGCAGTGATGTTCTTGTTGAATAATACCTTTATTCAG GGTTTGCATTGCTTGGTCGGCGCCGAGTGGCTCAATACGGTCTCTTCCCATGGGACGTGTACCATCGTCTTTTCCTTGATAACGGCCATTGTCTCGTTCGTCTGCTCGCTTCCGCGAACATTCAGCACGCTGTCTAAGATTGCCACTTTCTCAGCGTTGTTCACGTTCATTTCGGTGATATTGGCCGTTATCTTCACAGCTATTGAAGACCATCCCGCTGGCTACACTCCCGCAAAAGGCGATCCAATCGTGACCGCAGTCCCCGTGGCCGGGACAACGTTCGTCTCTGGTGTCAATGCTTTTCTGAACATCAGCTACACGTTCATTGGTCAGATCACACTCCCGAGTTTCATCGCCGAGATGAAGGAGCCGAAAGACTTCTGGAAATCCGTCACGGCGGTCACTGTTGCGGAAATCATCGTGTTCAGCTTGGTGGGTTCGATCGTATATGCCTACACCGGCAATCAGTATATAACCTCCCCAGCATTCGGCTCTATCAGCAATGAGGTGTACAAGAAGGTGTCCTTTTCGTTCATGGTCCCAACTCTGATTTTCCTGGGAGTGTTGTACGCCTCGGTATCTGcccgtttcctcttcttccgtctATTCGAGGGAACGCGCCACAAGGGTAACCATACCGTCGTTGGATGGGCCGCCTGGGCTGGAATCCTAGCCGTTCTGTGGATTGGGGCATTTATCATTGCCGAAGTGattccattcttttccgATCTGCTTTCGATCATGAGCGCACTGTTTGATTCATTTTTCGGGTTCATCTTCTGGGGTGTCGCCTACCTCCGGATGCGTCGTGAAGACTACGGACCGAATTTCTACAAGAATCGGGGAATCCGGGGCTGGATTGGCTTTATTGTCAATGTCGGCTTGATTTTCGtcggccttttcttcctagGGCCGGGAACCTAT GCTGCTGTTGACAGCGTAGTCCTAAATTATCAAGCTGGAACAGTGGGTAGTCCTTTCTCCTGCGCCGATAACGGATTGTAA